Proteins from a single region of Paenibacillus sp. BIHB 4019:
- a CDS encoding rod shape-determining protein, producing the protein MLSKDIGIDLGTANVSIHVKGRGVVLDEPSVVAIESDTKKVLAVGEEAHRMVGRTPGNIIAIRPLRDGVIADFEITEIMLKAFIDRVEGRKWLSRPRILICAPTNITSVEQKAIREAAERSGAKEVFLEEEAKAAAIGAGMDIFQPSGNMVVDIGGGTTDVAVLSMGDVVTASSIKIAGDKFDAAIMKYIKDKYKLLIGERTSEDIKIKIGKVYEDGQRSEMDIRGRDMVTGLPLTMTIHSEEIQEALWDSVMSIVATAKSVLEKTPPELSADIIDRGVILTGGGALLNGLDTLLAEELKVPVLIAEDPMHCVVKGTGILLDNLDKLGKKPRF; encoded by the coding sequence ATGCTGAGCAAGGACATTGGAATTGATTTGGGAACGGCTAACGTATCTATTCATGTAAAAGGGAGAGGCGTTGTGCTCGATGAGCCGTCTGTCGTCGCGATTGAGAGCGACACGAAGAAGGTGCTTGCCGTTGGTGAGGAAGCTCACCGGATGGTCGGCCGTACGCCAGGAAACATTATTGCAATCCGCCCGTTAAGGGATGGGGTTATTGCTGACTTCGAAATAACGGAAATTATGCTGAAAGCGTTTATTGATCGGGTAGAAGGGCGTAAATGGCTGAGCCGTCCGCGCATCTTGATTTGCGCGCCAACGAATATAACATCCGTTGAGCAAAAGGCGATTCGTGAAGCGGCGGAACGCAGCGGAGCCAAGGAAGTATTTTTGGAAGAGGAAGCTAAAGCTGCCGCTATTGGGGCTGGAATGGACATCTTCCAGCCTAGCGGCAACATGGTTGTAGATATTGGCGGAGGCACGACGGATGTAGCGGTCCTGTCCATGGGCGACGTCGTGACCGCCTCTTCTATAAAAATCGCCGGAGACAAGTTCGACGCTGCGATCATGAAGTATATTAAAGATAAGTACAAGCTGCTGATCGGCGAGCGGACAAGCGAGGATATCAAGATCAAAATCGGTAAAGTTTACGAGGACGGACAACGCTCGGAAATGGATATCCGTGGACGCGATATGGTAACGGGCTTGCCGCTGACCATGACGATTCATTCGGAAGAGATTCAAGAAGCGCTTTGGGATTCGGTCATGTCCATCGTGGCTACGGCGAAGTCCGTACTGGAAAAAACGCCGCCTGAGCTGTCGGCAGATATTATTGACAGGGGCGTTATTTTGACCGGTGGCGGTGCATTGCTGAATGGCCTGGATACGCTGCTTGCGGAAGAACTCAAGGTTCCGGTGCTGATTGCGGAAGATCCGATGCATTGCGTCGTTAAAGGTACCGGCATTCTGCTTGATAACTTGGACAAGCTTGGCAAAAAGCCCCGCTTCTAA
- a CDS encoding flagellar hook-basal body protein: MLRGLYTAAAGLTAQQRRHDTVTNNISNINTPGYKQTNAVTRSFPDTLLSMTGVQGEPSKSIGRLGMGVFAEESLSLHVQGDLSQTDKSTDFALVSNIAVEGAAFDESGKYVADDGTVTFQPQAFFTLQDAQGDLRYTRGGSFTLTADGFLVNGDGANVLGADGNPIQFAAGIGLEQLSLTKDLRFVNSQTGVDSGVQPLLVTRINEPNQLVRAGDGQFRFNGDAAQAVALQGTDQVEVKQGYVERSNVDAAQSSVDLMAALRAYEANQKVVQFYDQSLEKAVTEVGRV, encoded by the coding sequence ATGCTTAGAGGGCTTTACACAGCAGCTGCAGGCTTGACGGCCCAGCAGCGCAGACATGATACCGTAACGAATAATATTTCAAATATAAATACACCGGGCTATAAGCAGACGAATGCGGTCACGCGTTCGTTCCCGGATACGCTGCTTTCCATGACAGGGGTACAGGGAGAGCCAAGCAAGTCCATCGGTCGTCTCGGCATGGGGGTATTTGCAGAGGAGAGCTTGTCGCTGCATGTTCAAGGGGACTTGTCCCAGACGGACAAGTCTACTGATTTCGCACTCGTGTCCAACATTGCGGTGGAGGGTGCGGCGTTTGACGAGTCCGGCAAATATGTGGCTGATGACGGTACGGTAACGTTCCAGCCGCAAGCATTCTTTACGCTTCAGGATGCGCAAGGGGATCTTCGCTATACGCGGGGCGGCTCCTTTACGCTGACAGCGGACGGTTTTCTCGTTAACGGAGACGGAGCCAATGTGCTCGGAGCTGATGGAAATCCTATTCAATTCGCAGCAGGCATTGGGCTTGAGCAGCTGTCGCTGACGAAGGATTTGCGTTTTGTTAATTCACAAACCGGTGTGGATAGTGGCGTACAGCCGCTTTTGGTGACGCGAATAAACGAGCCGAACCAACTCGTACGCGCCGGAGACGGCCAGTTCCGTTTTAATGGAGACGCCGCGCAGGCTGTAGCGCTTCAGGGAACGGATCAGGTAGAGGTGAAGCAAGGCTATGTGGAGCGTTCTAACGTAGATGCGGCACAATCCTCCGTTGATTTAATGGCGGCGCTTCGCGCTTATGAAGCCAACCAGAAGGTTGTGCAATTTTATGATCAAAGTCTGGAGAAGGCTGTAACGGAAGTAGGCCGCGTTTAA
- a CDS encoding flagellar hook-basal body protein produces MNGSMINAVVSMGGLQQKLDMIADNIANVNTVGYKRKEATFEDLLTNVSKQPNEFKQPGRMTPLDFNQGWGSQLTMIKPNLEQGTIATTGKDTDFAIEGNALFEVIVNANGDRAYTRNGAFQLTVNANGDNILATAEGYPIVSTVVTQPGNVVVEQPVTVPDGYKLVIGADGSAQGVAADGTTINLGTIKLMQATRPSALTQLDDNLFSVAEGLNVGDVIQEVTPDADNAIALRQGSLEQSNVDMSSEMTELINVQRAYQLVARALTSSDSMMGLANGLRR; encoded by the coding sequence ATGAACGGCTCAATGATTAATGCGGTAGTCTCGATGGGTGGACTCCAGCAGAAGCTTGATATGATCGCTGATAATATCGCCAACGTGAATACAGTAGGCTATAAGCGGAAGGAAGCAACCTTTGAGGATTTGTTGACGAATGTCAGCAAGCAGCCAAATGAATTTAAACAGCCGGGCCGTATGACGCCGCTTGATTTTAACCAAGGCTGGGGCTCCCAGTTGACGATGATTAAGCCGAATCTGGAGCAAGGAACGATTGCGACAACAGGTAAGGACACGGACTTTGCAATTGAAGGAAATGCGTTGTTCGAGGTCATTGTGAACGCTAATGGCGACCGTGCTTATACGCGCAACGGTGCGTTTCAGTTGACGGTTAATGCAAACGGTGATAACATTTTGGCAACGGCTGAAGGCTATCCTATTGTTTCGACGGTAGTGACCCAGCCAGGAAATGTAGTAGTTGAGCAGCCAGTAACTGTTCCAGATGGCTATAAGCTGGTTATTGGTGCTGATGGCAGTGCGCAAGGTGTTGCTGCTGACGGTACAACCATTAATTTAGGCACAATTAAATTGATGCAAGCAACCCGGCCTTCTGCTCTTACTCAGCTGGATGACAATTTGTTTTCCGTAGCTGAAGGGCTGAATGTGGGTGATGTAATCCAAGAGGTTACTCCTGACGCGGATAATGCGATCGCGCTGCGCCAAGGCTCTCTTGAGCAATCCAATGTGGATATGAGCAGCGAGATGACTGAGCTGATTAATGTACAACGTGCTTACCAACTGGTAGCTAGGGCATTAACATCAAGCGATTCGATGATGGGGTTGGCGAACGGCTTGCGCAGATAG
- a CDS encoding DNA-directed RNA polymerase subunit beta, with protein MSTTNERADFADDRLEDEQAEQTRSSSRRKGQGSAPEKKKRPLVLRIILWILRRSIVPCIMVIMLIAGLYIGYTVLGKQSGDDVFQWSTWQHVYDLVFSDS; from the coding sequence ATGAGTACGACGAATGAACGAGCTGATTTTGCGGATGACAGGCTGGAAGATGAACAAGCAGAACAGACCCGCAGCAGCTCGCGCAGGAAGGGGCAAGGCTCCGCTCCAGAGAAGAAGAAGCGGCCCCTGGTACTGAGAATCATATTATGGATTTTGCGCCGCAGCATTGTGCCTTGCATCATGGTCATTATGCTGATTGCGGGCCTCTATATCGGTTATACGGTGCTGGGCAAGCAATCGGGAGATGATGTGTTCCAATGGTCAACTTGGCAGCATGTCTATGATCTTGTATTTTCGGATTCGTAG
- a CDS encoding bacterial surface protein, with amino-acid sequence MNLSVNGNKSLREIRRWLAAVLSVMLIATTFSSIASAADETVTGIELSYDSWDYNTSTSSLEVFIDDDAVIVSLLAATSSSSTKKDVSASATWKSSNTSYVKVDKGVLTAVGKGTATISATYGGYTQNIKVTSDYVYDSVQILKNGSNAAESYDVSLGAEQVFTLSGIKSGASNENITTNATWTSSSSSVATVDDGTVTLVGVGTTTITAKYKGKTDTVKLVVTSPYKSLALSPKTLLEIDMGDDDQTIQAIATTTSGSTETVTAKATWTTSSAAVATVEDGVVTPVATGQTKITATYLGVSSTIDVVVRTPYQSIKLSPAKEYQMMLNSPGLQITAEVQELSGNDENVTTQAEWTSSNLLVATVTNGLVTPKAVGTTKITASIKGISRSIDITVFPSVTELTIDKESIDTFPEKSETLPKVSGTTFGGDTADVSKIVKWTVADEKIATIKDGKWTADTVGKTVVTAELNGLKATFELNVHLTPVKLVPSTKELSVVIGKDSALPTITVVNQDGSEEDVSSKATWKTSSDNAIVVNGKVKGLEASKVTLTATYLTKTTTVKAYVEEEIEKLVAEPSSLELYPGKSKSVKVTGYYVSGKKVVLSSKMNWTVSSSTLATVNGSTVKALAVGSGKLTGSYQGKTLEIPITVSPKLKSLTLSDKSLKLSPGASYSLKLQANYTTGNPVDVTTNAAWVTSKASVATVSNGKIIALSKGSATIKATFDGKTVSMRVTVK; translated from the coding sequence GTGAATTTAAGTGTAAACGGGAACAAGTCGCTCAGGGAAATCAGGAGATGGCTCGCCGCCGTTCTATCTGTCATGCTCATCGCTACCACATTCAGCAGCATCGCGAGTGCTGCGGACGAAACTGTAACAGGCATTGAACTAAGCTATGATTCTTGGGATTACAATACCAGCACTTCTTCACTGGAAGTATTTATTGATGACGATGCCGTTATCGTCTCCTTGCTGGCTGCCACTTCAAGCTCTTCCACCAAGAAGGACGTTAGCGCCTCCGCTACTTGGAAATCTTCCAACACCTCCTACGTCAAAGTGGACAAGGGCGTCCTGACGGCTGTAGGCAAAGGAACGGCTACGATTAGCGCTACTTATGGCGGATACACGCAAAATATTAAAGTTACATCCGATTACGTATATGATTCTGTACAAATTTTGAAAAATGGCAGCAACGCCGCAGAAAGCTATGATGTAAGCCTTGGCGCAGAGCAAGTGTTTACGCTTAGCGGCATTAAGAGCGGCGCCTCCAATGAAAACATTACTACCAATGCAACCTGGACATCCTCCAGCTCTTCCGTCGCGACAGTCGACGACGGTACAGTCACGCTGGTAGGCGTAGGAACAACAACCATTACAGCCAAATATAAAGGAAAGACCGACACGGTTAAGCTCGTCGTCACTTCCCCTTATAAATCACTGGCTTTGTCGCCAAAGACGCTGCTTGAAATCGATATGGGCGACGATGACCAGACGATTCAAGCAATAGCTACAACGACTAGCGGCTCGACAGAAACGGTAACGGCAAAAGCGACCTGGACAACTAGCAGCGCTGCTGTTGCAACCGTCGAGGATGGTGTCGTAACTCCAGTTGCGACTGGTCAAACTAAGATTACCGCAACTTATCTTGGTGTAAGCTCGACTATTGATGTTGTCGTTCGTACGCCATACCAATCGATCAAGCTGTCGCCAGCCAAGGAATATCAAATGATGCTGAACAGCCCAGGCTTGCAAATTACAGCTGAAGTTCAGGAGCTTTCCGGCAATGACGAAAACGTGACTACGCAAGCGGAATGGACATCCTCCAACCTGTTAGTCGCTACAGTAACGAATGGACTTGTTACGCCAAAAGCAGTTGGAACAACTAAAATTACAGCTTCTATCAAAGGCATCAGCCGGAGCATTGACATTACAGTTTTCCCTAGCGTCACCGAGCTGACAATCGATAAAGAGTCTATCGATACATTCCCGGAAAAAAGCGAGACGCTGCCTAAAGTGAGCGGCACTACTTTCGGCGGAGATACAGCTGACGTTTCCAAAATTGTGAAATGGACGGTAGCCGACGAAAAAATTGCTACTATTAAAGATGGCAAATGGACAGCGGATACTGTAGGCAAAACGGTCGTAACAGCCGAGCTTAATGGCCTGAAAGCGACATTTGAGCTCAATGTACACCTTACACCTGTGAAGCTCGTCCCAAGCACCAAAGAACTTAGCGTAGTTATCGGCAAGGATTCGGCGCTGCCTACGATTACGGTTGTCAATCAAGATGGATCGGAAGAGGATGTTTCCTCCAAAGCAACGTGGAAAACATCATCGGATAATGCAATTGTCGTTAATGGCAAAGTAAAGGGGCTTGAAGCCTCCAAAGTGACATTAACAGCAACCTATTTAACTAAAACAACTACCGTCAAAGCTTACGTTGAAGAAGAGATCGAGAAGCTGGTAGCAGAACCATCCAGCCTTGAGCTCTACCCAGGCAAAAGCAAGTCGGTTAAAGTAACAGGCTACTATGTGAGCGGCAAGAAAGTAGTTCTGAGCTCCAAAATGAACTGGACCGTTTCTTCCAGCACCTTGGCAACGGTTAATGGCAGCACCGTCAAAGCGCTGGCTGTAGGCAGCGGCAAGCTGACTGGCTCTTATCAAGGCAAAACGCTGGAAATTCCGATTACGGTTTCGCCTAAGCTTAAATCGCTAACCCTTTCGGATAAATCGCTTAAACTTAGCCCAGGCGCTTCTTATTCGCTGAAGCTGCAAGCCAATTATACAACTGGCAATCCAGTAGATGTAACAACGAACGCAGCTTGGGTAACAAGTAAAGCGAGCGTAGCTACTGTATCCAATGGCAAAATTATCGCTCTGAGCAAAGGTTCCGCTACCATTAAAGCTACCTTTGACGGCAAAACAGTATCGATGCGTGTAACTGTAAAATAA
- the fabZ gene encoding 3-hydroxyacyl-ACP dehydratase FabZ, which yields MLDINQIQEIIPHRPPFLLIDRILEVEPGVRAVGLKNVTMNEPYFVGHFPNYPVMPGVLIVEALAQVGTVAMLMLEANRGKLGFFAGIDGFRFRGQVKPGDTLTLEVVITRLKGSIGKGQATAKVGDQVVAEGELMFALSDPS from the coding sequence ATGCTCGATATTAATCAAATTCAGGAAATTATCCCTCACCGCCCGCCTTTTTTGCTCATTGACCGTATTTTGGAGGTAGAGCCGGGTGTCAGAGCGGTTGGCCTGAAAAATGTAACGATGAACGAACCTTATTTTGTAGGACATTTTCCAAACTATCCAGTTATGCCTGGCGTGCTTATCGTTGAGGCGCTGGCGCAGGTTGGTACTGTCGCAATGCTTATGCTGGAAGCCAACAGAGGCAAATTGGGCTTTTTTGCAGGCATTGATGGCTTTCGGTTCCGCGGTCAGGTAAAGCCTGGCGATACGCTTACGCTTGAGGTCGTCATTACCAGATTGAAAGGCAGCATCGGCAAAGGACAAGCAACTGCAAAAGTGGGAGATCAAGTGGTTGCCGAAGGCGAGCTTATGTTTGCCCTGTCCGATCCGTCTTAA
- a CDS encoding phospho-sugar mutase, protein MSQNEAAMQRYNAWLNDPLIDEATKEELRGIAGDEKEITDRFYRDLEFGTGGLRGVMGAGTNRLNTYTVGKATQGLANWLLGNAAGNAPSMVIAHDSRNYSPEFALDSALVLAANGVKTYLFPSLRATPQLSYAVRSLKASSGIVITASHNPPEYNGYKAYGADGCQLIPEDAEQVIASIQHVTGFDQVKRLSREEAEAQGLLVWLGEDADESYINTVVAQSLNVELLRSGVGEQFGVVFTPLHGTGNIPVREVLAKVGFSNVHIVAEQEQPDGYFSTVKSPNPEEREAFTLAIKLAQQVNADIIIGTDPDADRMGAVVKNNNGEYVVLTGNQSGALMVNYVLSQLEERGQLPDNGVVIKTIVTSEMGADIARSYGVAVENTLTGFKYIGEKMTGYEKTGERSFLFGYEESYGYLTGTYARDKDAIVAALLICEAAAYYRSLGKTLYDVLLELYEKHGVYLEGLESRTLKGLDGVQKIAGIMDSWRNQPPVDINGVKVEKVLDYKLGLDGLRPENVLKYMLADGSWFCLRPSGTEPKIKVYFAVRGESTAQAEEALNALRQAVMARVDG, encoded by the coding sequence ATGAGTCAAAATGAAGCGGCAATGCAGCGTTACAACGCTTGGTTAAATGATCCATTGATCGATGAAGCGACCAAAGAGGAGCTTCGCGGCATCGCGGGCGATGAGAAGGAGATTACAGACCGTTTCTATCGCGATCTGGAATTCGGTACAGGCGGATTGCGCGGCGTTATGGGCGCGGGCACAAACCGTCTTAATACTTACACTGTAGGAAAAGCGACGCAAGGGCTCGCGAACTGGCTGCTGGGCAATGCTGCGGGAAATGCTCCTTCAATGGTTATTGCTCATGACTCACGCAACTATTCACCGGAATTTGCGCTGGATTCAGCGCTTGTGCTGGCGGCTAACGGCGTGAAAACATATTTGTTCCCATCGCTGCGCGCAACGCCACAGCTGTCTTATGCTGTACGCTCGCTTAAAGCCTCCAGCGGTATTGTGATTACGGCAAGCCATAATCCGCCTGAATATAATGGCTATAAGGCGTATGGGGCTGACGGCTGCCAGCTCATTCCTGAGGATGCGGAGCAGGTTATCGCTTCCATTCAGCATGTGACGGGTTTTGATCAAGTGAAGCGTCTGAGCCGTGAAGAAGCAGAGGCACAAGGCTTGCTCGTATGGCTGGGCGAGGATGCCGACGAATCCTACATTAATACGGTGGTCGCGCAAAGCCTGAATGTGGAGCTTCTCCGCAGCGGTGTTGGCGAGCAGTTCGGCGTAGTATTCACCCCTCTTCATGGAACAGGTAATATACCCGTTCGCGAGGTGCTTGCGAAAGTCGGATTTAGCAATGTACATATTGTCGCGGAGCAGGAGCAGCCGGATGGCTATTTTAGCACGGTCAAATCTCCTAACCCGGAAGAACGTGAGGCGTTTACGCTAGCGATCAAGCTGGCGCAGCAGGTCAATGCCGATATTATTATCGGAACAGACCCGGATGCAGACCGGATGGGCGCAGTTGTGAAAAACAATAACGGCGAATATGTCGTGCTGACAGGCAACCAGTCGGGCGCTTTGATGGTGAATTATGTGCTCAGCCAGTTGGAGGAGCGCGGACAATTGCCGGATAACGGCGTTGTTATCAAAACGATTGTTACGAGCGAGATGGGTGCGGATATTGCCCGCTCTTACGGTGTAGCTGTTGAGAATACGCTCACTGGCTTTAAATATATCGGCGAGAAAATGACAGGCTATGAAAAAACGGGCGAGCGCTCGTTCCTTTTCGGCTATGAGGAAAGCTACGGTTATTTGACTGGAACTTACGCGCGGGATAAGGATGCTATTGTAGCAGCTTTGCTGATTTGTGAAGCAGCAGCATATTATAGAAGCTTAGGTAAAACACTATATGATGTATTGCTTGAGCTGTATGAGAAGCATGGCGTTTATTTGGAAGGTTTGGAATCCCGGACGCTGAAAGGCCTTGACGGCGTACAAAAAATTGCTGGCATTATGGATAGCTGGCGCAATCAGCCGCCCGTTGATATTAACGGCGTGAAGGTAGAGAAGGTGCTCGATTACAAGCTCGGATTAGACGGTCTCCGCCCGGAAAACGTGCTGAAATATATGCTTGCTGATGGCTCATGGTTCTGTCTTCGTCCATCGGGTACCGAGCCGAAGATTAAAGTTTATTTTGCGGTTCGCGGCGAATCGACTGCGCAAGCTGAAGAAGCGCTGAATGCTTTGCGTCAGGCGGTTATGGCAAGAGTAGACGGATAA
- a CDS encoding DUF5693 family protein → MLQNWLQWNRRAKQWLWIITLIGVMAALPIGYNRMNTESTSKQVEYVFDYRDLIEIAEYSAKPQDFISQHLIFMKEAGISTMAVYESSLRELMQAGRLTYYNSKEAALLQGKLETPGQNFTYILYSGSAEKEQIGPIVRAAFDRAGIVYRDWSFDGRDGLVVELPLQNSLLQPLGFDPMSLERIQAAGFRVLPRLTDRVLPYSQEEAEATLAQLKNYGVTRILFDGDKVKGYTDNAEEKSLRAFAELLNKYQIGVTTIENLKKEQSGMTTLAYLTDYNIVRLYSLSPTDAMRMKPEDIADRFLLAAKDRNIRMFFLNGAPASSQDKSAVINPLDNLYLSLKGEDGNKGTIQRLADAGFAPGTAEPFDREYPSWVKMLKGIVVIGAIALIALLINAFLPGTLIAVFLLGIAGSAGLYVLSSSVLEQALALGAGISAPTLALIWVMNRIYSRTEGNQRFVGGADWTFRSKEKGQGVVIPLSSSGDAGSKWVFEGLPARRRLGLAFSWFIVVALMSLIAVPYVFGLLNNITYMLVLQQFRGVSLLHLAPIALVAIYVVFYTGHAPIARIRKMLSTPINVLMVVVGLIVVAAGMYYLSRTGNEGQTLPFERPFREWLEGTFGVRPRNKEFLLAHPLLLVGLFAALRYRAAWLFVIIGSIGQLSMVDTFAHIHTPLHISIIRVFLGLGLGAAVGFILIGVWQLLEGVWSKWSPALKRIFAE, encoded by the coding sequence GTGCTTCAAAACTGGCTGCAATGGAATCGCAGAGCTAAGCAGTGGCTCTGGATCATTACGCTCATTGGCGTGATGGCGGCACTTCCTATTGGTTATAACCGTATGAATACGGAGTCGACGTCAAAGCAAGTGGAATATGTGTTTGATTATCGCGACTTGATCGAAATTGCGGAATATTCGGCAAAGCCGCAGGATTTTATATCGCAGCATCTTATTTTTATGAAAGAAGCCGGCATTTCAACCATGGCTGTCTATGAAAGCTCGCTTCGCGAGCTGATGCAGGCAGGCAGATTGACCTACTACAACTCCAAGGAGGCGGCTTTGCTCCAAGGCAAGCTGGAGACGCCGGGTCAAAATTTCACTTATATTTTGTATTCCGGCAGTGCTGAGAAGGAGCAGATTGGACCGATTGTTCGCGCAGCATTTGACCGGGCGGGCATCGTCTATCGGGACTGGTCCTTCGATGGCCGCGATGGCCTTGTGGTGGAGCTGCCGCTGCAAAATTCGCTGCTTCAACCGCTTGGCTTTGATCCGATGTCGCTCGAAAGAATCCAAGCAGCAGGCTTCCGTGTTTTGCCTCGTTTGACCGACCGGGTTCTTCCGTATTCACAGGAAGAAGCAGAGGCGACTCTTGCCCAGTTGAAAAATTATGGCGTTACACGGATTTTGTTCGACGGCGATAAAGTAAAAGGCTACACCGACAACGCCGAGGAGAAGAGCTTGCGCGCATTTGCCGAGCTGCTTAACAAATATCAAATCGGTGTAACGACCATCGAGAATTTGAAAAAAGAGCAATCAGGCATGACGACACTCGCCTACCTGACAGACTATAATATTGTACGTCTTTATTCGTTGTCCCCTACGGACGCGATGAGAATGAAGCCGGAAGATATTGCCGACCGCTTCCTGCTTGCAGCAAAGGATCGCAACATTCGGATGTTTTTCCTGAATGGTGCGCCTGCATCGAGCCAGGACAAATCGGCGGTTATTAATCCGCTGGACAACCTCTACCTGTCCCTTAAAGGGGAGGATGGAAACAAAGGCACAATTCAGCGTTTGGCTGATGCCGGATTTGCTCCGGGTACAGCGGAGCCCTTTGACCGGGAATATCCGTCATGGGTTAAAATGCTGAAAGGAATCGTCGTCATTGGCGCTATCGCTTTGATTGCGCTGTTAATTAATGCTTTTCTGCCAGGTACGCTTATTGCGGTATTCCTGCTCGGTATTGCCGGAAGTGCCGGCTTGTATGTGCTGAGCAGCTCCGTGTTAGAGCAGGCTCTTGCGCTTGGGGCGGGCATTAGTGCGCCAACGCTTGCGCTAATCTGGGTTATGAACCGGATTTATAGCAGGACGGAAGGGAACCAGCGTTTTGTTGGTGGAGCGGATTGGACTTTCCGCAGCAAAGAAAAAGGACAAGGCGTCGTTATTCCGCTGAGCAGCTCCGGTGATGCTGGTAGCAAGTGGGTATTTGAAGGCTTGCCGGCACGCCGACGTCTGGGACTTGCTTTTAGCTGGTTTATTGTAGTAGCGCTGATGTCGCTTATTGCAGTGCCTTATGTGTTCGGTTTGCTGAACAATATAACGTATATGCTTGTGCTTCAACAATTCCGTGGAGTTAGCCTGCTGCATCTCGCGCCGATTGCGCTTGTTGCGATCTACGTTGTGTTTTACACAGGACATGCTCCAATTGCCCGCATTCGCAAAATGCTGTCAACCCCGATTAACGTGCTTATGGTTGTCGTTGGTTTAATTGTGGTAGCTGCGGGTATGTATTATTTATCACGTACAGGTAATGAGGGGCAGACGCTGCCATTTGAGCGTCCTTTCCGCGAATGGCTGGAAGGCACGTTTGGCGTCCGTCCGAGAAATAAAGAGTTTCTGCTTGCGCATCCGCTGCTGTTAGTGGGATTGTTCGCTGCGCTGCGTTACCGCGCAGCCTGGCTGTTCGTAATTATTGGCTCCATTGGCCAGCTTTCGATGGTCGACACATTTGCGCACATCCATACGCCGCTGCATATTTCCATCATCCGCGTATTCCTTGGCCTCGGCCTTGGCGCGGCAGTCGGATTTATACTCATCGGAGTGTGGCAGCTGCTGGAAGGAGTCTGGTCTAAATGGTCGCCGGCCCTCAAACGCATATTCGCCGAATAG
- the csaB gene encoding polysaccharide pyruvyl transferase CsaB, whose protein sequence is MVAGPQTHIRRIAISGYYGFQNSGDEAVLRSILLALAEQSKAHGLEVQPVVLSGDPAWTKAMYGVEAVHRMRPADVWGALRSCDGLISGGGSLLQDATGTKTIPYYTGIVKLAQLLGKPTFIYSQGIGPVNRRWMDPMIRHVMRRSAYVSVRDDQSAALLGRMGVPHDRIEVVPDPVMGLPLPLGAAAAGAPGGEATAAAAPGGAGTAQSGSEAMPVVGVSLRRWREDGADLARAADALIALTRRRQVRLRFLPFHTPDDVETSKQVMERLQGQLASGSIAELATPGDDPQQMLLEVSHCDILFGMRLHALIYAANQMVPMLGLSYDPKIDQFLKRIHLQPIGSTELLDAEAFADEAERMLANGDSWRRSHQEAISKLKQQAQQPAEQIIKLLLHPISR, encoded by the coding sequence ATGGTCGCCGGCCCTCAAACGCATATTCGCCGAATAGCGATTTCTGGCTACTACGGCTTTCAGAATAGCGGCGACGAGGCTGTGCTGCGTTCTATTTTGCTGGCGCTTGCCGAGCAGAGCAAGGCGCATGGGCTTGAAGTGCAGCCGGTCGTGCTGTCGGGCGATCCGGCTTGGACGAAGGCGATGTACGGCGTAGAGGCCGTACATCGGATGCGCCCCGCGGACGTGTGGGGCGCGCTGCGCAGCTGCGATGGGCTGATCAGCGGCGGCGGAAGCCTGCTGCAGGATGCCACAGGCACGAAGACGATTCCGTATTATACCGGAATCGTGAAGCTTGCCCAATTGCTGGGCAAGCCGACATTCATTTATTCGCAGGGCATCGGGCCGGTGAACCGCCGGTGGATGGACCCGATGATCCGCCACGTTATGCGGCGGAGCGCTTATGTTTCGGTGCGGGACGATCAATCAGCCGCTTTGCTGGGGCGGATGGGCGTGCCGCATGACCGGATCGAGGTAGTACCCGATCCGGTGATGGGCTTGCCGCTGCCGCTAGGCGCAGCGGCGGCCGGGGCGCCAGGCGGCGAAGCAACCGCGGCGGCTGCGCCTGGCGGTGCGGGGACCGCGCAGTCCGGCAGCGAAGCTATGCCGGTCGTCGGCGTGTCCCTGCGCCGCTGGCGCGAAGACGGCGCGGATCTTGCGCGCGCCGCCGATGCGCTAATCGCGCTGACGCGCCGCCGCCAGGTACGGCTGCGCTTTCTCCCGTTCCATACCCCGGATGATGTGGAAACATCGAAGCAGGTCATGGAACGGCTGCAAGGGCAGCTCGCCAGCGGAAGCATCGCTGAGCTGGCGACGCCGGGCGACGACCCGCAGCAAATGCTGCTGGAAGTAAGCCATTGCGATATTTTATTCGGGATGCGGCTGCATGCGTTAATTTATGCAGCAAACCAGATGGTACCCATGCTTGGCTTATCCTATGATCCGAAAATCGATCAATTTCTGAAACGGATCCATCTGCAGCCAATTGGCTCAACAGAGCTGCTTGATGCAGAAGCTTTCGCCGATGAGGCGGAGCGGATGCTGGCGAACGGCGACAGCTGGCGCAGATCGCATCAGGAAGCTATATCAAAGTTGAAGCAACAAGCGCAGCAGCCTGCTGAGCAAATAATAAAACTGCTGCTCCATCCCATATCGAGGTGA